The Mauremys reevesii isolate NIE-2019 linkage group 1, ASM1616193v1, whole genome shotgun sequence genome has a segment encoding these proteins:
- the LOC120396800 gene encoding zona pellucida sperm-binding protein 4-like isoform X1, with the protein MGIIKQLGTSWGSLVWLFCSFLSLAWGAPSVFKDAVLVGDHSLLDCGWKSLQLTLPTNHPEMISLLSALDLEGRPHPLSNSTCGVLISRKQDGSMIVTAPYAGCFFVKKNGYFLMTIRIEGLDDTGTVSFHEEELRCPIHLPALDAPSNSVCTAVLHPNRLPCATPPVSQEECEGKGCCYSLGDPVAPCYYGNTVTAQCTTDGQFSIAVSRDVTLPPLILDSVHLVSGHGSSCIPVAKSNTFVLYRFPLSACGTTFQGAGDQGVYENQLVADRDVRSWSTGSVTRDSTFRLHVSCSYSTGDFLPLNVQVFTLPPPPPATQYGPLTLELRIATDQQYNRYYVNRDYPVVKLLRDPVYMEVQILQRTDPSLVLVLHQCWATPSTNPMQQPQWPILVDGCPYTGDNYQTELIPVGAASGLQFPSHYQRFIISTFTFVDFASQKALSGPVYFHCSASACVPSVMESCVARCPETRARRTPDKLASENAPRNLVTTEGPVDFQNTEADQTLGQKGSQWTGDLLSQEWERVTVVVAGAGTIALVFIGVKYWQRQTLKQKNRTPE; encoded by the exons ATGGGAATAATAAAACAGCTAGGGACTTCTTGGGGAAGTCTAGTTTGGTTGTTCTGTAGCTTCCTTTCTTTAGCCTGGGGGGCTCCTAGTGTCTTTAAAGATGCAGTATTAGTGGGGGACCATAGCCTACTAGACTGTGGCTGGAAGAGCTTGCAGTTAACCCTTCCTACAAATCATCCTGAGATGATTTCCCTTCTGAGTGCTCTGG ATTTGGAAGGACGGCCTCATCCTCTGTCCAACTCTACATGTGGTGTCCTCATCTCTCGGAAACAGGATGGTTCAATGATTGTCACTGCTCCCTACGCTGGGTGTTTCTTCGTCAAGAAG AACGGTTATTTCCTCATGACTATCAGGATTGAAGGACTAGATGACACTGGGACAGTATCTTTCCATGAAGAAGAACTGAGATGCCCAATCCATTTGCCAG CTCTAGATGCTCCAAGTAACAGTGTGTGCACAGCTGTTCTGCACCCGAACAGGCTGCCTTGTGCCACACCTCCTGTCTCTCAGGAAGAATGTGAGGGGAAAGGCTGCTGCTACAGCCTTGGTGACCCAGTTGCTCCATGTTACTATGGCAACACAG TGACAGCACAGTGTACAACTGATGGCCAGTTCTCTATAGCGGTCTCTAGAGATGTGACTTTGCCACCACTGATCTTGGACTCTGTGCATTTGGTCAGTGGGCATGGCAGCAGCTGTATCCCTGTGGCCAAGAGTAATACCTTTGTCCTGTACAGATTTCCACTCTCTGCTTGTGGAACCACTTTCCAG GGAGCTGGAGACCAGGGTGTCTATGAGAATCAGCTCGTGGCAGACAGGGATGTGAGAAGCTGGAGCACTGGGTCAGTCACCCGGGACAGCACCTTCAG GCTCCATGTCAGCTGCAGCTACTCCACTGGGGACTTCCTCCCACTCAACGTGCAAGTCTTCACCTTGCCACCACCTCCTCCAGCCACTCAGTATGGCCCCCTCACTCTGGAGCTGAGGATTGCCACAG ACCAACAGTATAATAGATACTATGTCAACCGTGACTATCCTGTGGTGAAACTTCTGCGGGATCCAGTCTACATGGAGGTCCAAATCCTGCAAAGAACAGACCCAAGCCTAGTTTTGGTTCTGCACCAATGCTGGGCCACCCCAAGCACTAATCCCATGCAGCAGCCACAGTGGCCCATTCTGGTGGATGG GTGTCCATACACAGGTGACAACTACCAAACAGAGCTTATCCCTGTGGGAGCTGCTTCAGGGCTGCAATTTCCATCACATTACCAGCGCTTCATCATCAGCACTTTTACCTTTGTGGATTTTGCCTCCCAGAAGGCACTCAGTGGACCG GTCTACTTTCACTGCAGTGCTTCAGCCTGTGTTCCATCTGTAATGGAATCCTGTGTAGCTCGCTGCCCTGAGACACGAG CAAGAAGAACTCCTGATAAGCTGGCTTCAGAAAATGCTCCAAGGAACTTGGTGACCACAGAAGGACCTGTGGACTTCCAGAACACTGAAGCAGATCAGACCCTTGGACAGAAAG GCTCCCAATGGACTGGAGATCTCCTGTCCCAGGAATGGGAGCGAGTGACAGTGGTTGTAGCAGGAGCCGGCACTATTGCTCTGGTTTTCATTGGCGTAAAGTATTGGCAAAGGCAAACACTTAAACAAAAGAATAGAACCCCTGAATAA
- the LOC120396800 gene encoding zona pellucida sperm-binding protein 4-like isoform X2 gives MIVTAPYAGCFFVKKNGYFLMTIRIEGLDDTGTVSFHEEELRCPIHLPALDAPSNSVCTAVLHPNRLPCATPPVSQEECEGKGCCYSLGDPVAPCYYGNTVTAQCTTDGQFSIAVSRDVTLPPLILDSVHLVSGHGSSCIPVAKSNTFVLYRFPLSACGTTFQGAGDQGVYENQLVADRDVRSWSTGSVTRDSTFRLHVSCSYSTGDFLPLNVQVFTLPPPPPATQYGPLTLELRIATDQQYNRYYVNRDYPVVKLLRDPVYMEVQILQRTDPSLVLVLHQCWATPSTNPMQQPQWPILVDGCPYTGDNYQTELIPVGAASGLQFPSHYQRFIISTFTFVDFASQKALSGPVYFHCSASACVPSVMESCVARCPETRARRTPDKLASENAPRNLVTTEGPVDFQNTEADQTLGQKGSQWTGDLLSQEWERVTVVVAGAGTIALVFIGVKYWQRQTLKQKNRTPE, from the exons ATGATTGTCACTGCTCCCTACGCTGGGTGTTTCTTCGTCAAGAAG AACGGTTATTTCCTCATGACTATCAGGATTGAAGGACTAGATGACACTGGGACAGTATCTTTCCATGAAGAAGAACTGAGATGCCCAATCCATTTGCCAG CTCTAGATGCTCCAAGTAACAGTGTGTGCACAGCTGTTCTGCACCCGAACAGGCTGCCTTGTGCCACACCTCCTGTCTCTCAGGAAGAATGTGAGGGGAAAGGCTGCTGCTACAGCCTTGGTGACCCAGTTGCTCCATGTTACTATGGCAACACAG TGACAGCACAGTGTACAACTGATGGCCAGTTCTCTATAGCGGTCTCTAGAGATGTGACTTTGCCACCACTGATCTTGGACTCTGTGCATTTGGTCAGTGGGCATGGCAGCAGCTGTATCCCTGTGGCCAAGAGTAATACCTTTGTCCTGTACAGATTTCCACTCTCTGCTTGTGGAACCACTTTCCAG GGAGCTGGAGACCAGGGTGTCTATGAGAATCAGCTCGTGGCAGACAGGGATGTGAGAAGCTGGAGCACTGGGTCAGTCACCCGGGACAGCACCTTCAG GCTCCATGTCAGCTGCAGCTACTCCACTGGGGACTTCCTCCCACTCAACGTGCAAGTCTTCACCTTGCCACCACCTCCTCCAGCCACTCAGTATGGCCCCCTCACTCTGGAGCTGAGGATTGCCACAG ACCAACAGTATAATAGATACTATGTCAACCGTGACTATCCTGTGGTGAAACTTCTGCGGGATCCAGTCTACATGGAGGTCCAAATCCTGCAAAGAACAGACCCAAGCCTAGTTTTGGTTCTGCACCAATGCTGGGCCACCCCAAGCACTAATCCCATGCAGCAGCCACAGTGGCCCATTCTGGTGGATGG GTGTCCATACACAGGTGACAACTACCAAACAGAGCTTATCCCTGTGGGAGCTGCTTCAGGGCTGCAATTTCCATCACATTACCAGCGCTTCATCATCAGCACTTTTACCTTTGTGGATTTTGCCTCCCAGAAGGCACTCAGTGGACCG GTCTACTTTCACTGCAGTGCTTCAGCCTGTGTTCCATCTGTAATGGAATCCTGTGTAGCTCGCTGCCCTGAGACACGAG CAAGAAGAACTCCTGATAAGCTGGCTTCAGAAAATGCTCCAAGGAACTTGGTGACCACAGAAGGACCTGTGGACTTCCAGAACACTGAAGCAGATCAGACCCTTGGACAGAAAG GCTCCCAATGGACTGGAGATCTCCTGTCCCAGGAATGGGAGCGAGTGACAGTGGTTGTAGCAGGAGCCGGCACTATTGCTCTGGTTTTCATTGGCGTAAAGTATTGGCAAAGGCAAACACTTAAACAAAAGAATAGAACCCCTGAATAA